GAGGCGATCGTCCTCCAGCACACGCTCTCGCGGATCGTCCGCAAGGAGTGATCCGAGGGCGCGATTTCACCCCGCCGTTCAAAGCCCGGCCGGCGACTCGCCGACATCCACGATGCTGCAGGCTTGAATGACGTTCAGTCCGAGCCGCCCCGCTTCGGCAAGAACTTCCGGGGATTCCGCGCCGGGATTCAGCCAGCATTCGTCGCAGCCTTTCGAGGCGATTTCGGGCAGGAGCTTCAGGGTCACCGCAGGCGGGAGGTAAACGCTGATGCGGTCGAGCTTCGCGGGAATGTCGGCGAGGCGCGCGTAAACAGCGATGCCTTC
This genomic window from Verrucomicrobiota bacterium contains:
- a CDS encoding CoA-binding protein; translation: MRAIAILGASNDRSKFGNKAVRAFVRQGWTVFPVNPRESNIEGIAVYARLADIPAKLDRISVYLPPAVTLKLLPEIASKGCDECWLNPGAESPEVLAEAGRLGLNVIQACSIVDVGESPAGL